TTAATTTATCTTTGCACAAAATTCCAATAATGTCCCCCGGCGAGAGTGCAAAATATCAAAACAATGAGAAAAAATGGGAATCTCTTCTGAGGATCTCTGAAGAGGCTCATACGGCAACAAACATTGAAGAATTTGTCGCCACTATACATGGCATACTTGCGGAGCTGGTCATGGCCAGGAATTTCTTTATTTGTCTGCATGATGAATCGACCGATAAATATTTTTTCCCTTACTTCAAGGATGAATTTGACAGCATTGAAACCGCTGGAGCAAACTTTGATTACGACGAATCTTTAGAAGTTACAATGTATGATTTGTCCGGTACCCTGACCGACTATGTCCGGCGGAGTGGCAAGCCTGTCAGGTTTCCCAATGAGGAAATGAACAAACTTTATCAATCGGGCGAAATTAAACTATTTGGTTCCCAATCCACTTCCTGGCTGGGTGTACCCCTGAAGCTTGCCGGAAAAACCTTCGGAGTGATGGCTGTCCAGTGCTACGACAGGACCGATGCATATTCCAGTGCGGATGAAGAGTTAATGGTTTTTGTTTCGGACCATATCGCCAGGGCCATAGAAAATGTCAGGGCAGAAGAAAAAATCAGGAAACAGCATCAGCTGGTCCTTCAGCAAAAACAGGCGATAACTGACAGCATCTCTTATGCCAAGAGGATACAGAAAGCGGTACTTCCGTCCCCCCTTTACCTGGACAATATACTCTCTGACCATTTCACCATTTTTAAACCCAAAGATATCATCAGCGGAGACTTCTACTGGGCAAGAGAAATCGAAGGATACAAAGTGGTTATCGTGGCAGATTGTACCGGGCATGGGGTTCCCGGAGCGCTGATGAGCATGCTGGGGGTAACACTGCTCAATGAGCAATTCAGAACCTTCGGGATCAGGCAACCAGGCGAGATTCTGGGACATCTGCGTACCAAAGTAAAAGAAATACTCGCCCAGGAAGGATCCACCAGCGATCAGAAGGATGGAATGGATATGGCGATTGCCATCATGGACCGGGAGAATCATGAACTTCAGTTTGCCGGTGCAAATATTCCTCTGATTCTTATCCGGATGAAGGAACACCAGGGCGATATGGAGAGTGATATGAAATTGTCCATGGAAAATGAAAATTACCAATTATACAGGGTAAAGGCGGATAAGCAACCCATTGGAGTACACT
The genomic region above belongs to Bacteroidales bacterium and contains:
- a CDS encoding SpoIIE family protein phosphatase, whose translation is MSPGESAKYQNNEKKWESLLRISEEAHTATNIEEFVATIHGILAELVMARNFFICLHDESTDKYFFPYFKDEFDSIETAGANFDYDESLEVTMYDLSGTLTDYVRRSGKPVRFPNEEMNKLYQSGEIKLFGSQSTSWLGVPLKLAGKTFGVMAVQCYDRTDAYSSADEELMVFVSDHIARAIENVRAEEKIRKQHQLVLQQKQAITDSISYAKRIQKAVLPSPLYLDNILSDHFTIFKPKDIISGDFYWAREIEGYKVVIVADCTGHGVPGALMSMLGVTLLNEQFRTFGIRQPGEILGHLRTKVKEILAQEGSTSDQKDGMDMAIAIMDRENHELQFAGANIPLILIRMKEHQGDMESDMKLSMENENYQLYRVKADKQPIGVHWEEKDFSTRVVKLKERDSLYMYSDGYLDQYGGNDRKKFKSRRLKKLLLSLQEAPMEMQKRLLEDAFDKWRGSHEQIDDVCMLGIRI